In Plodia interpunctella isolate USDA-ARS_2022_Savannah chromosome 1, ilPloInte3.2, whole genome shotgun sequence, one DNA window encodes the following:
- the LOC128671555 gene encoding annulin-like isoform X2: MEYIKNLWRHYFGRRHKYIIVPFQPDVIDGTRKGVLAVQGIDFCNDTNGDNHHTSKFNLMTRSVDRCLVVRRGQAFKLDLLLNRPYDADRDAVSFIFYVADVEKRGPSDDTSAAVPLLEKGSETLGAWTAIYEGQMDSHLMVAVTPAADCIVAAWRLDIDTRLTDGGSLSYTHPQPIYILFNPWCLNDSVYMPGHSHREEYVQEDGGLMFRGVYNRIKPTPWNYAQYEKDILECSLYLVREIGKVKGRARSDPIRTVRALSAAVNVQDDNGVLFGNWAKDLSDYSGGTHPLKWVGSLMILQKYYEKKKPVKYAQCWVYAGVLTTVCRSLGIPCRPVTGFDAAHDSQGSLTIDIIKDNEGNTLEEFTRDSVWNYHVWNEVWMERPDLGSDYGGWQAIDATPQETSEDMFRCGPASLRAVRDGELQRPYDAGYVFAQVNADKILWKYSGEIQPLKLLARDTISIGQNISTKSIGRMDREDITNLYKYPERTWEERQTMEKALRKSQSIFARYYLNDAFNDIIFDFELRDDIKIGQDFNVILHIKNRSPEESHQVKGTLRVDTVTYTGVTGDGVKRYEFDLNVGPAAKEEVKMLVTFNDYYTKLVDQASFNIACLASIVDRNFDYFAQDDFRVRNPDIKIVIDGKPISKKEFTVTVKVENPLPIPLKNGKFYIQGPGLDKQLKIELDENVAPGAFATAQFKLTPPWAGRHQISAKFSSKEMKDVDGFLSLIVAMPSETNGYAVETNETRQI; encoded by the exons ATggagtatataaaaaatttatggAGGCATTATTTTGGAAGGCGCCACAAGTATATCATTGTACCTTTTCAGCcag ATGTTATCGATGGGACAAGAAAAGGCGTCCTCGCCGTCCAAGGCATTGATTTTTGCAACGACACCAACGGCGACAACCATCACACAAGCAAGTTCAACCTGATGACAAGAAGTGTCGACAGATGTCTGGTCGTCCGACGAGGGCAGGCATTCAAATTGGATCTTCTACTAAACAGGCCATACGATGCCGACAGAGATGCAGTCTCCTTCATTTTCTACGTAGCAG ACGTAGAGAAGCGTGGGCCTTCAGATGATACGTCAGCAGCTGTACCTTTGCTGGAGAAGGGATCAGAGACGTTGGGAGCGTGGACAGCGATTTACGAAGGACAAATGGATTCTCACCTGATGGTGGCAGTGACGCCGGCAGCTGACTGCATCGTCGCTGCCTGGCGGCTCGATATAGACACGAGGCTAACTGATGGGGGGTCACTAAGCTACACCCATCCACAgccaatatacatattatttaaccCTTGGTGCCTAAATGACAGCGTGTATATGCCAG GTCATAGTCACCGCGAGGAGTATGTTCAAGAAGACGGTGGACTAATGTTCAGAGGTGTTTACAATCGCATCAAACCTACTCCATGGAATTACGCTCAGTATGAGAAAGATATTTTAGAGTGTTCTCTATATCTAGTCAGGGAGATCGGGAAA gtAAAAGGGCGTGCCAGAAGCGATCCTATCAGAACAGTCCGAGCATTGTCGGCAGCTGTAAATGTACAAGATGACAACGGAGTCTTATTCGGGAATTGGGCGAAGGATCTCAGCGATTATAGTGGAGGAACTCATCCACTAAAGTGGGTGGGATCGCTGATGATATTACAGaagtattatgaaaaaaagaaaccaGTGAAATATGCCCAGTGTTGGGTTTATGCTGGCGTATTAACAACAG TTTGCAGATCGCTGGGTATCCCTTGCAGGCCGGTGACAGGGTTCGATGCAGCTCACGACAGCCAGGGCAGCCTGACCATAGACATCATCAAGGACAACGAGGGCAACACCCTTGAGGAGTTCACCAGAGACTCCGTGTGGAACTACCACGTTTGGAATGAG GTGTGGATGGAGCGTCCAGACCTGGGTTCGGACTATGGTGGCTGGCAGGCCATCGACGCGACCCCCCAGGAGACCTCCGAAGACATGTTCCGATGCGGGCCCGCGTCGCTCCGAGCCGTCCGGGACGGCGAGCTCCAGAGACCCTACGACGCCGGCTACGTATTCGCGCAGGTCAACGCTGATAAG attttatgGAAATATTCAGGAGAAATTCAACCATTGAAATTATTGGCACGAGACACAATTTCCATTGGACAGAATATATCGACAAAATCGATCGGGAGGATGGATAGAGAG gatATAACAAATTTGTACAAATATCCTGAAAGGACATGGGAAGAAAGGCAGACGATGGAAAAAGCGTTGCGGAAGTCACAAAGTATTTTCGCTAGGTACTACCTTAACGATGCTTTCAACGACATTATATTCGACTTTGAACTGAGGGATGATATTAAGATCGGTCAGGACTTCAATGTT attttgcaCATAAAAAATCGGTCTCCAGAAGAATCGCATCAAGTCAAAGGGACGCTGCGGGTAGACACTGTCACCTACACTGGAGTTACGGGAGACGGTGTCAAGAGATACGAGTTTGACCTCAATGTTGGACCAGCGGCCAAGGAGGAAGTCAAGATGCTTGTGACCTTTAACGActattacacaaaattagTTGATCAG gcTTCCTTCAACATTGCTTGCCTAGCGTCTATCGTCGACAGAAACTTCGACTATTTCGCACAAGATGACTTCCGAGTACGGAACCCGGACATAAAAATAGTGATCGATGGAAAGCCAATCTCGAAGAAAGAGTTTACAGTAACTGTGAAAGTTGAAAATCCTCTGCCTATACCATTGAAAAACGGAAAATTCTACATTCAAGGGCCTGGTTTGGACAAACaacttaaaattgaattagaTGAG aatGTAGCACCAGGAGCCTTCGCAACTGCCCAGTTCAAGCTGACACCTCCCTGGGCCGGACGCCACCAGATCTCCGCCAAGTTCAGCTCCAAAGAGATGAAGGATGTAGACGGGTTCCTGTCTCTCATAGTCGCTATGCCGTCAGAAACGAATGGATATGCCGTAGAGACTAACGAAACTcgacagatttaa
- the LOC128671555 gene encoding annulin-like isoform X1 translates to MGAVKSKLASAAGCCYRCACCKGLRSDSYDLRDLPRPPRLDSSNDVIDGTRKGVLAVQGIDFCNDTNGDNHHTSKFNLMTRSVDRCLVVRRGQAFKLDLLLNRPYDADRDAVSFIFYVADVEKRGPSDDTSAAVPLLEKGSETLGAWTAIYEGQMDSHLMVAVTPAADCIVAAWRLDIDTRLTDGGSLSYTHPQPIYILFNPWCLNDSVYMPGHSHREEYVQEDGGLMFRGVYNRIKPTPWNYAQYEKDILECSLYLVREIGKVKGRARSDPIRTVRALSAAVNVQDDNGVLFGNWAKDLSDYSGGTHPLKWVGSLMILQKYYEKKKPVKYAQCWVYAGVLTTVCRSLGIPCRPVTGFDAAHDSQGSLTIDIIKDNEGNTLEEFTRDSVWNYHVWNEVWMERPDLGSDYGGWQAIDATPQETSEDMFRCGPASLRAVRDGELQRPYDAGYVFAQVNADKILWKYSGEIQPLKLLARDTISIGQNISTKSIGRMDREDITNLYKYPERTWEERQTMEKALRKSQSIFARYYLNDAFNDIIFDFELRDDIKIGQDFNVILHIKNRSPEESHQVKGTLRVDTVTYTGVTGDGVKRYEFDLNVGPAAKEEVKMLVTFNDYYTKLVDQASFNIACLASIVDRNFDYFAQDDFRVRNPDIKIVIDGKPISKKEFTVTVKVENPLPIPLKNGKFYIQGPGLDKQLKIELDENVAPGAFATAQFKLTPPWAGRHQISAKFSSKEMKDVDGFLSLIVAMPSETNGYAVETNETRQI, encoded by the exons ATGGGTGCGGTAAAGAGTAAGCTAGCGTCAGCCGCAGGGTGTTGCTATCGGTGCGCCTGCTGCAAGGGCCTGAGGAGCGACTCTTACGACCTTAGGGACCTGCCTAGGCCTCCTCGACTGGACTCCTCGAATG ATGTTATCGATGGGACAAGAAAAGGCGTCCTCGCCGTCCAAGGCATTGATTTTTGCAACGACACCAACGGCGACAACCATCACACAAGCAAGTTCAACCTGATGACAAGAAGTGTCGACAGATGTCTGGTCGTCCGACGAGGGCAGGCATTCAAATTGGATCTTCTACTAAACAGGCCATACGATGCCGACAGAGATGCAGTCTCCTTCATTTTCTACGTAGCAG ACGTAGAGAAGCGTGGGCCTTCAGATGATACGTCAGCAGCTGTACCTTTGCTGGAGAAGGGATCAGAGACGTTGGGAGCGTGGACAGCGATTTACGAAGGACAAATGGATTCTCACCTGATGGTGGCAGTGACGCCGGCAGCTGACTGCATCGTCGCTGCCTGGCGGCTCGATATAGACACGAGGCTAACTGATGGGGGGTCACTAAGCTACACCCATCCACAgccaatatacatattatttaaccCTTGGTGCCTAAATGACAGCGTGTATATGCCAG GTCATAGTCACCGCGAGGAGTATGTTCAAGAAGACGGTGGACTAATGTTCAGAGGTGTTTACAATCGCATCAAACCTACTCCATGGAATTACGCTCAGTATGAGAAAGATATTTTAGAGTGTTCTCTATATCTAGTCAGGGAGATCGGGAAA gtAAAAGGGCGTGCCAGAAGCGATCCTATCAGAACAGTCCGAGCATTGTCGGCAGCTGTAAATGTACAAGATGACAACGGAGTCTTATTCGGGAATTGGGCGAAGGATCTCAGCGATTATAGTGGAGGAACTCATCCACTAAAGTGGGTGGGATCGCTGATGATATTACAGaagtattatgaaaaaaagaaaccaGTGAAATATGCCCAGTGTTGGGTTTATGCTGGCGTATTAACAACAG TTTGCAGATCGCTGGGTATCCCTTGCAGGCCGGTGACAGGGTTCGATGCAGCTCACGACAGCCAGGGCAGCCTGACCATAGACATCATCAAGGACAACGAGGGCAACACCCTTGAGGAGTTCACCAGAGACTCCGTGTGGAACTACCACGTTTGGAATGAG GTGTGGATGGAGCGTCCAGACCTGGGTTCGGACTATGGTGGCTGGCAGGCCATCGACGCGACCCCCCAGGAGACCTCCGAAGACATGTTCCGATGCGGGCCCGCGTCGCTCCGAGCCGTCCGGGACGGCGAGCTCCAGAGACCCTACGACGCCGGCTACGTATTCGCGCAGGTCAACGCTGATAAG attttatgGAAATATTCAGGAGAAATTCAACCATTGAAATTATTGGCACGAGACACAATTTCCATTGGACAGAATATATCGACAAAATCGATCGGGAGGATGGATAGAGAG gatATAACAAATTTGTACAAATATCCTGAAAGGACATGGGAAGAAAGGCAGACGATGGAAAAAGCGTTGCGGAAGTCACAAAGTATTTTCGCTAGGTACTACCTTAACGATGCTTTCAACGACATTATATTCGACTTTGAACTGAGGGATGATATTAAGATCGGTCAGGACTTCAATGTT attttgcaCATAAAAAATCGGTCTCCAGAAGAATCGCATCAAGTCAAAGGGACGCTGCGGGTAGACACTGTCACCTACACTGGAGTTACGGGAGACGGTGTCAAGAGATACGAGTTTGACCTCAATGTTGGACCAGCGGCCAAGGAGGAAGTCAAGATGCTTGTGACCTTTAACGActattacacaaaattagTTGATCAG gcTTCCTTCAACATTGCTTGCCTAGCGTCTATCGTCGACAGAAACTTCGACTATTTCGCACAAGATGACTTCCGAGTACGGAACCCGGACATAAAAATAGTGATCGATGGAAAGCCAATCTCGAAGAAAGAGTTTACAGTAACTGTGAAAGTTGAAAATCCTCTGCCTATACCATTGAAAAACGGAAAATTCTACATTCAAGGGCCTGGTTTGGACAAACaacttaaaattgaattagaTGAG aatGTAGCACCAGGAGCCTTCGCAACTGCCCAGTTCAAGCTGACACCTCCCTGGGCCGGACGCCACCAGATCTCCGCCAAGTTCAGCTCCAAAGAGATGAAGGATGTAGACGGGTTCCTGTCTCTCATAGTCGCTATGCCGTCAGAAACGAATGGATATGCCGTAGAGACTAACGAAACTcgacagatttaa
- the LOC128670770 gene encoding hemocyte protein-glutamine gamma-glutamyltransferase-like → MSMVRRSSMDRMSSSMTSSMTGMGLGGITGLTSGMSTLSCMREQQITIGGMPANYVPGLSAYYNISSFCQRPGQTRRWPMQRAGPTAQHRPGRSHSTGALHRMKHSMRNSPNTQYTHNLICKMADQNERRRRQDTMEMIPQSYYSQQPLKVELTEFYSRDNSKDHHTEQYDLVNDNILPNPVLRRGQNFFFAVRFDRTYDKQQDMIRVVFCFGPKPSVTKGTRVVLPVNWSTQQGVFQHSRDVMGMGLGMGLGMSRIQDTSTGLATMGSMGTMGTMGSIGTMGPMGPMSGMRETTTYGVRRSSFSNEPLPLQHSPLSPHGPMDRPMLDRYGNTTQHSSFGRGYGSRHGSRHGSRHGSMQNLASLAHDMDRWDISIQRQDGNTITFQVHVPATAPVGVWNCWVQTNRFGQRDNRHDYKCDEDVYILFNPWCREDPVYMDNESSRKEYVLNEQGKIWCGTWRQPKGRKWIYGQFDDVVLPACMYLLERSGLEHSERGNPIRVCRAISSMINSNHDDDGLMVGRYDGEYKDGVAPHAWTGSVAILERYLTDGGRPVEYGQCWVYSGLVVTICRALGIPCRSVTNYVSAHDTNRTYTVDKYFDRDGNEVPNGPDEDCYDSCWNFHVWNDVWMTRPDLPQGYSGWQIIDSTPQEEAESVYHCGPASVEAVRRGEVGFQYDTPFMYCQLNAELCHFQEEENSEWGFIRMASNQYQVGRKILTKNPNRDDDEGESDMLEITHEYKTVDSSSPERLAVIASCRGYQRLQQYYEYPDRNYEDVYFDLMDIDIVPYGQPFDCTMNIQNKSHEDRTIWCVLTASSCYYTGAIASRLRRAQGEFIVRAGQREVLKLHVSPQEYMDKLVDHSMVKVHAMAYVKQTRQAWSDEDDFPLHKPRLQVQVRNQPCIGQECPITFSFQNPLNVHLTDCYFTFEGPGVQRPRQIRFRDVKPGEFVNYQDKFVPRRHGERRIVVTFSSRQMDEIFGCTMVNVRG, encoded by the exons ATGTCCATGGTTCGAAGATCTAGTATGGACAGGATGTCCTCCAGCATGACGTCTAGCATGACGGGAATGGGACTTGGCGGTATCACCGGATTGACATCGGGGATGAGTACATTGAGTTGCATGAGAGAACAGCAGATAACAATCGGTGGAATGCCTGCGAACTACGTTCCTGGACTATCTGCCTACTATAACATCTCAAGCTTCTGCCAACGTCCCGGGCAAACCCGTCGCTGGCCCATGCAACGCGCCGGACCGACGGCTCAACATCGCCCAGGACGCTCACATAGCACGGGAGCTCTGCACCGCATGAAACATTCAATGAGGAATAGTCCTAATACCCAGTATACGCACAATCTTATTTGCAAGATGGCGGACCAAAATGAAAGGAGACGTCGTCAAGATACCATGGAGATGATCCCCCAGAGCTATTATTCTCAACAACCCCTAAAGGTAGAACTCACTGAGTTCTACTCACGCGACAATTCTAAGGACCACCATACTGAACAGTATGATTTGGTGAATGATAACATCCTACCGAATCCGGTACTACGACGTGGTCAGAATTTCTTCTTTGCGGTTCGTTTTGATAGAACCTACGACAAGCAGCAGGATATGATTCGAGTTGTATTCTGTTTTG gtcCTAAACCCAGTGTAACTAAGGGTACGCGGGTGGTTCTACCAGTTAACTGGAGCACACAGCAAGGTGTTTTCCAACATTCTCGCGACGTGATGGGAATGGGATTGGGCATGGGATTGGGAATGTCACGTATACAAGACACTAGCACCGGGTTGGCTACAATGGGATCTATGGGAACAATGGGCACCATGGGATCAATTGGTACCATGGGCCCTATGGGACCTATGAGCGGCATGAGGGAAACTACAACTTACGGGGTACGGCGCAGTTCATTTAGTAATGAACCTCTACCCCTGCAACATAGTCCTCTCAGTCCCCACGGCCCTATGGATAGGCCTATGTTGGATCGTTATGGTAATACGACGCAGCATTCTTCGTTTGGTCGTGGCTACGGATCACGCCACGGTTCACGCCATGGTTCTCGCCATGGATCAATGCAGAATCTGGCATCTCTTGCTCATGATATGGATAGATGGGATATCAGCATTCAACGCCAAGATGGGAATACCATTACGTTCCAAGTTCATGTTCCTGCCACGGCTCCTGTGGGAGTATGGAATTGTTGGGTTCAAACCAACCGATTTGGCCAGCGCGATAATCGCCACGACTATAAATGCGATGAGGACGTTTACATCTTGTTCAACCCTTGGTGTCGTGAGGATCCTGTTTACATGGATAATGAGTCGTCTAGGAAGGAGTATGTACTCAATGAACAAGGAAAGATTTGGTGCGGTACATGGCGCCAACCCAAGGGTAGGAAATGGATCTATGGACAATTTGATGATGTGGTTTTGCCTGCTTGCATGTATTTGCTCGAACGCAGTGGCTTGGAGCATTCTGAACGTGGTAACCCTATACGTGTCTGCAGGGCTATTTCATCAATG ATTAATTCTAaccatgatgatgatggtcTTATGGTGGGTCGCTATGATGGAGAGTATAAAGACGGTGTAGCACCACATGCTTGGACCGGGTCTGTTGCCATATTGGAACGTTACCTTACTGACGGGGGTCGGCCTGTAGAATATGGGCAATGCTGGGTATATTCCGGACTCGTCGTCACCATTTGCAGGGCtttag GTATACCATGTCGGTCAGTAACAAACTACGTGTCTGCCCATGACACGAACCGCACATACACCGTTGATAAGTACTTTGACCGCGATGGCAATGAGGTACCCAACGGACCTGATGAGGACTGCTATGACTCATGCTGGAACTTCCACGTATGGAACGATGTTTGGATGACGAGGCCAGACTTACCACAAG gataCAGTGGCTGGCAGATCATTGACTCTACACCTCAGGAAGAAGCTGAGTCAGTATATCACTGCGGACCGGCCAGTGTAGAAGCTGTACGTCGCGGTGAAGTAGGTTTCCAATATGACACGCCATTCATGTACTGTCAGCTCAATGCGGAACTCTGCCACTTCCAAGAGGAAGAAAACTCTGAATGGGGCTTTATTAGGATGGCATCTAACCAATACCA AGTTGGGCGAAAGATTCTTACTAAGAATCCTAAtcgtgatgatgatgaaggtGAAAGCGATATGCTGGAGATCACGCATGAATACAAGACGGTAGACAGCTCATCGCCTGAGCGTCTTGCGGTCATAGCCTCTTGCCGTGGCTATCAACGtctgcaacaatattatgaatacCCTGACCGTAACTACGAAGATGTTTACTTTGATCTCATGGACATTGATATTGTTCCGTATGGACAACCCTTTGATTGCACTATGAACATTCAG AATAAATCTCACGAAGATCGTACGATTTGGTGTGTATTGACAGCATCGTCTTGCTACTACACCGGCGCGATTGCTTCTCGTCTGAGACGGGCTCAGGGAGAATTTATCGTTCGTGCTGGTCAACGTGAAGTTCTGAAGTTACATGTCAGTCCGCAAGAATATATGGACAAACTGGTAGACCATTCAATGGTAAAGGTGCATGCTATGGCTTACGTGAAACAGACTCGCCAGGCTTGGTCTGATGAAGACGACTTCCCGCTACATAAGCCCAGATTGCAAGTTCAG GTCAGGAACCAGCCGTGCATAGGACAGGAATGCCCCATTACATTCAGCTTCCAGAACCCATTGAATGTTCACCTGACCGATTGTTACTTTACCTTCGAGGGACCCGGTGTTCAGCGTCCACGACAG ATCAGGTTCCGCGACGTAAAGCCGGGTGAGTTCGTGAACTACCAGGATAAGTTCGTTCCCCGCCGTCATGGGGAGCGGCGTATTGTGGTGACGTTCTCGTCCCGACAGATGGACGAGATCTTCGGCTGCACCATGGTGAACGTGCGCGGCTAG
- the LOC128670781 gene encoding transmembrane protein 231 gives MVLYKLFSHNVEIQYKSCLLSKAMLFTIFTTLLNIILPFIIAYRSRGFWLKSHNYYEQPAVRFQYEYILIAETEDPSQPIVCGEASILNGYGLPGDENCAQIQVQERDYNEDGKNDFLNIDFTLNVPQQRTVVSFIGIIGIDFQLHNVCPLHMQSLVIISEEFAVPPKGLTYFGDMEFYQVTHLTCLRNVIDTTYNISLLSYSKDSNENIVDFILGNYYRRAVITQSKRLYSHGQNGHTGTMKIDVNLRIPEMLVVYKPSLLQELKWAWPQYLSLIVIFYWIFEKIKRFVFHNRLLMAWVIIPWRSSYTETVT, from the exons atggTTTTATATAAACTCTTCAGTCATAATGTAGAGATCCAATACAAAAGTTGTCTTCTGTCTAAGGCTATGTTATTTACGATATTCACCACgttattaaacataattttaccaTTTATCATTGCATACAGAAGTAGAG GATTCTGGTTAAAATCGCACAATTACTACGAACAACCAGCAGTTCGATTTCAGTatgaatacatattaatagCTGAAACAGAGGATCCTAGCCAACCTATAGTTTGTGGAGAAGCTAGCATTTTAAATGGATATGGGTTACCAGGAGATGAAAACTGTGCACAAATACAA GTTCAAGAAAGGGATTATAATGAAGATGGAaagaatgattttttaaatatagactTCACTCTCAATGTACCTCAACAAAGGACAGTAGTTTCATTCATAGGCATTATAGGAATTGACTTCCAATTACAT AATGTATGCCCCTTACACATGCAGAGTTTGGTAATAATCAGTGAAGAATTTGCTGTACCTCCCAAGGGGCTCACATATTTTGGGGATATGGAATTCTATCAAGTGACTCATTTGACATGCTTGCGAAATGTAATAGATACTACTTACAATATCTCATTATTAAGTTACTCAAAAGATAGCAATGAGAATATAGTGGACTTTATCTTGGGCAACTATTATCGGAGAGCAG TTATAACACAATCCAAAAGGCTTTATAGTCATGGCCAAAATGGGCATACTGGCACCATGAAAATTGATGTGAATTTGAGAATACCAGAAATGCTTGTGGTATACAAACCCAGTCTACTGCAGGAATTAAAATGGGCCTGGCCACAATACCTCTCCCTCATTGTTATCTTCTATTGGATATTTGAGAAGATCAAGAGATTTGTGTTTCATAATAGATTGTTGATGGCTTGGGTAATTATTCCCTGGCGAAGTTCATATACAGAAACTGTTACTTAA